Genomic window (Campylobacter sp. RM16704):
AGTAATTTGGGCTTACGCGTTGATACAAAAATGAATGTTATAGAGGTAATTTCAAATTCAAAAGCACAAATGGCAGGATTTATGAAAGGTGATAAAATTTTAAGAATCAATAATCAAAAAATCAACAATTTTAATGACCTTCAAAATATTTTAGCACAAGCTGATACTTTTGATATTTTGGTTTCAAGACAAGCAAGTAATATCCCTTCTGCTAAAAATAATGATTTTGAACATTTTAATAGAGGATATTTTGATTTTTTCATAAGGCTTAATAAGTGATTTTAGAAAAATTTAAACAATATCTAGAGCAAAATTTTCCTAAAACACAAAGCTTTCATCCTTTTTTTAATGAAGCTTTAAAATGGATGTTGCAAGCAGGTGGAAAGCATTTTAGGGCACAACTTCTTTTAGGTATAGTTAATGCTAAAAATCCTGCTTTGTTTGATAAGGCTTTAGATGCAGCTTTAGCTTTAGAATTTATTCATACTTATTCTTTGATACACGATGATTTGCCTGCTATGGATAATGCATCTTTGCGTAGAGGTAGGCAAACTCTACATAAAAAATATGATGAAACAACTGCCATTTTAGTAGGAGATGCTTTAAATACACAAGCTTTTTTACTACTTTCAAAACTTGATTTAAAAGAGAGCATTAGATTAAAACTTATAGAAACTTTAGCTTTTAATGCTGGAATTAACGGAATGATTATAGGTCAGGCTATTGATTGCTATTTTGAAGATAAACCATTAAATTTAGAACAAGTTGAGTTTTTGCATATCCATAAAACTGCAAGATTGATTGCGGCTAGTTTAAAAATGGGTTGTGAAATTTGTGAGCTTGGCGAAAAAGAGTGCGAACAAATTTATGAAATAGGGCTTTTGATAGGATTGATTTTTCAAATTAAAGATGATATTATCGATGCGACTTTAGACACCAAAGATGCAGGTAAGCCAACTCATAATGATACACACAAAAACTCATTTGTAAAACTTTTAGGTTTAGAAGGTGCTAAAAAGGCAAAAAATGATAAAATCACTTTATGTGAAGAAAAAATGAGAAATTTAGACTCTAAGCTTACTAATGAACTTGGAATTTTGATTAATAAATATTTAAAAGGTTAAACAATGCTACAAAAACAAGCCAATACAATAAGGTTTTTATGTGCTGATATGATACAAAAAGCAAATTCAGGTCATCCAGGTGCACCTATGGGTTTGGCTGATATTATCAGTGTTTTAAGTAATCATTTGGTACATAACCCAAAAGATCCAACTTGGTTAAACCGCGATAGATTAGTTTTTTCAGGCGGTCATGCTAGTGCATTAGTTTATAGTTTTTTGCATTTGAGTGGATATGATGTGAGTTTAGATGATTTAAAAAATTTTCGCCAATTGCATTCTAAAACCCCAGGTCATCCTGAAATTTCTACCCCAGGTGTTGAGATAGCTACAGGACCTTTAGGACAAGGTATAGCAAATGCGGTAGGTTTTGCTATGGCAGCTAAAAAAGCAAGTTTGCTTTTGGGTGAAGATATTATTAATCATAGAGTGTATTGTTTATGTGGCGATGGAGATTTACAAGAGGGAATTTCTTATGAGGCTTGTTCTTTAGCAGGGCTTCATAAGCTTAATAATTTAATCATTATTTATGATAGTAATAATATTTCTATTGAAGGTGATGTGGCTATTGCATTTAATGAAAATATAAAAGAGCGTTTTAGAGCTCAAGGTTTTGAAGTGCTTGAGATAGATGGTCATAATTTTGAGCAAATTGATTTAGCACTTAAAACAGCAAAAGAAAGCAAAAAGCCGTGTTTGATTATTGCACATACTAAAATAGCCAAAGGAGCTTTAGAACTTGAAGGGAGTCATCACTCCCATGGTGCACCTTTAGGCGAAGAGCTTATAAAAAGAGCAAAAGCAGCTTTAGGTTTTGATCCACAAGAAACCTTTGAAATTCCAGAAGATGTAAAAATTCTTTTTGGCGTTGCTAATGAACTTGGAGACTTGGAGCAAGCTAAATGGCAGGATAAAGTAAATAAACTTGAACCATCAAAACAAGCTTTATTAAAAGAACTTTTAGAGCCTGATTTTACTAAGATTGAATTTCCTGATTTTAAAGGAAAAGATTTAGCTACTAGGGATAGTAATGGTATGATTTTAAATGCTATAGCTAAAGCTTTGCCAGGATTTTTAGGTGGTAGTGCGGATTTAGGTCCATCAAACAAAACCGAGCTTAAAGATATGGGTGATTTTCCAAATGGAAAAAATATTCACTATGGTATAAGAGAGCATGCAATGGCTGCTATATCTAATGCTTTTGCAAGATATGGTTTGTTTATGCCTTTTTGTGCTACATTTTTTATATTTAGTGAGTATTTAAAACCTGCTGCAAGGATAGCAGCTTTGATGAAAATTAAACATTTTTTCATTTTTACACATGATAGTATAGGCGTAGGAGAAGATGGGCCAACACACCAACCTATAGAGCAATTAAGCACTTTTAGAGCAATGCCAAATTCATTAACATTTAGGCCTGCTGATGGTGTTGAAAATGTAAAAGCGTGGCAAATAGCTCTTAAAAATGATATGCCTAGTGTTTTTGTATTATCTCGTCAAAAACTGAATGCTTTAAATGAGCCTGTTTTTGGAGATGTTGAAAATGGAGCTTATTTATTAGAAGAAAATTCAAACGCACAATTTACACTTTTAGCAAGTGGTAGTGAAGTGATGTTGTGTTTAAAAACAGCTAGGCTTTTAAAAGGAAAAGGAATTGTTTGCAATGTAGTTTCTATGCCTTGTTATGAATTATTTATCAAACAAGAAAAAACATATAAAGAAAGAATTTTACAAGGCAAAGTTGTAGGTGTAGAAGCTGCAAATTCAAATGAACTTTATAGAATTTGTGATGAGTTTTATGGTATAGAAAGTTTTGGTGAGAGTGGTAAAGATAAAGATGTATTTGAGCATTTTGGATTTAGTGAGGAAAAATTAAGCTCGTATGTTTTAAGTTTATATGATGAAAAATAAAATTATCAAAGATATTAAAAATCAAGAATGCATTTTTAATATCTTTGGAATTTGGGACAAAACAAGTGTAGTAAATGTAAAAAAACTAGATTTACCACAACAAAAAAGTATTATTTTTGATTTTACTAATTTAGATTTTATAGATAGTGCTGGGGTGCAGTATTTTTTAGCTTTGGAAAATAACTTAAAACAAAAGGGTTGTGAAGTCAATAAAATAAATCTTCAAAGCCAATATTTAACTTTATTTGAACTTTGTCAAAAACACTATAAAGCATATGATGAAACTCAAAAACATAAAAGCAGTCTAAAAGATTTTTTTGAAAATTTAGGAAGAAAAGTCGTAAATTCTTTTGAAATTTTAGTTCAGTTTTTAAATTTTATAGGTTTGATTCTTTATACTTGTTTTAAAACATTGATAAATTTAAAAAAATTACGCTTTAAAGCTTTTTTATATCATGTAGAAAGTAGTGCTATTAACGCTTTACCAATTATTATGCTAACTTCTTTATTGGTAGGTGTAGTTTTGGCTTATCAAGCTGCTTATCAACTTTCTCAATTTGGTGCTAATATATATATTGTTGATTTAATGGGGATTGCTGCTACAAGGGAGTTGGCACCTTTAATAGCTGCTATTGTTATTGCAGGAAGAAGTGCAAGTTCATACACAGCTCAAATTGGAGTGATGAAGCTTACTGATGAAATAGATGCAATGAAAACCATGGGATTTAAAGAAAGTGAATTTATTATATTACCTAGGGTTTTAGCTTTAACTTTTGCTATGCCTTTGGTTGTTATAGTTGCAGATATTTTAAGTGTAATTGGTGGAGTTGTGGTTGCTTGGGTAAGTTTGGAAATTAGCGTGAGTGAATTTATGAGTCGTTTTAAAGAGGCCGTAGAATTAAAGCATATCATTATAGGTCTTGTAAAAGCTCCGATATTTGGATTTTTGATTGCTTCTATTGCTTGTTTTAGAGGATTTTTCGTGCAAAAAACAACAGAAAGCATAGGTATTTATACGACAAAAAGCGTGGTAAATGCTATATTTTGGGTAATAGCTTTTGATGCTATTTTTTCTGTGTTTTTAACAAAGGCTGGATTTTGATTATACAGGCAAAAAATATTAGCACCTATTTTGGAAGCAAATGCGTACACGAAAACATTAGCTTTCAAATACAAGATAATGAAATATTTGGTATTTTAGGTGGTAGTGGTAGTGGTAAATCTGTACTTTTAAGACAAATGTTAATGCTTGAACATTTTGATAATGGAGAGTATGAAATTTTAGG
Coding sequences:
- the tkt gene encoding transketolase codes for the protein MLQKQANTIRFLCADMIQKANSGHPGAPMGLADIISVLSNHLVHNPKDPTWLNRDRLVFSGGHASALVYSFLHLSGYDVSLDDLKNFRQLHSKTPGHPEISTPGVEIATGPLGQGIANAVGFAMAAKKASLLLGEDIINHRVYCLCGDGDLQEGISYEACSLAGLHKLNNLIIIYDSNNISIEGDVAIAFNENIKERFRAQGFEVLEIDGHNFEQIDLALKTAKESKKPCLIIAHTKIAKGALELEGSHHSHGAPLGEELIKRAKAALGFDPQETFEIPEDVKILFGVANELGDLEQAKWQDKVNKLEPSKQALLKELLEPDFTKIEFPDFKGKDLATRDSNGMILNAIAKALPGFLGGSADLGPSNKTELKDMGDFPNGKNIHYGIREHAMAAISNAFARYGLFMPFCATFFIFSEYLKPAARIAALMKIKHFFIFTHDSIGVGEDGPTHQPIEQLSTFRAMPNSLTFRPADGVENVKAWQIALKNDMPSVFVLSRQKLNALNEPVFGDVENGAYLLEENSNAQFTLLASGSEVMLCLKTARLLKGKGIVCNVVSMPCYELFIKQEKTYKERILQGKVVGVEAANSNELYRICDEFYGIESFGESGKDKDVFEHFGFSEEKLSSYVLSLYDEK
- a CDS encoding ABC transporter permease, whose translation is MIKDIKNQECIFNIFGIWDKTSVVNVKKLDLPQQKSIIFDFTNLDFIDSAGVQYFLALENNLKQKGCEVNKINLQSQYLTLFELCQKHYKAYDETQKHKSSLKDFFENLGRKVVNSFEILVQFLNFIGLILYTCFKTLINLKKLRFKAFLYHVESSAINALPIIMLTSLLVGVVLAYQAAYQLSQFGANIYIVDLMGIAATRELAPLIAAIVIAGRSASSYTAQIGVMKLTDEIDAMKTMGFKESEFIILPRVLALTFAMPLVVIVADILSVIGGVVVAWVSLEISVSEFMSRFKEAVELKHIIIGLVKAPIFGFLIASIACFRGFFVQKTTESIGIYTTKSVVNAIFWVIAFDAIFSVFLTKAGF
- a CDS encoding geranyl diphosphate synthase / farnesyl diphosphate synthase; protein product: MLEKFKQYLEQNFPKTQSFHPFFNEALKWMLQAGGKHFRAQLLLGIVNAKNPALFDKALDAALALEFIHTYSLIHDDLPAMDNASLRRGRQTLHKKYDETTAILVGDALNTQAFLLLSKLDLKESIRLKLIETLAFNAGINGMIIGQAIDCYFEDKPLNLEQVEFLHIHKTARLIAASLKMGCEICELGEKECEQIYEIGLLIGLIFQIKDDIIDATLDTKDAGKPTHNDTHKNSFVKLLGLEGAKKAKNDKITLCEEKMRNLDSKLTNELGILINKYLKG